The proteins below are encoded in one region of Silene latifolia isolate original U9 population chromosome 2, ASM4854445v1, whole genome shotgun sequence:
- the LOC141641453 gene encoding protein FAR-RED IMPAIRED RESPONSE 1-like, with the protein MAMDENSAMEDDNNQKIVDFETAHPASDSVNVETADCELFDGKNDDFATMLMSKGTDLSGCLLGIKARKWEHIFSLYKKHSQLKGFSIKKSTSRRADVKDRPLIERYFRCSCEGVHANGNEVSSRNAAITRCKCEACVRTKVNNDGLWEVVQHVVEHNHPFTPVQWQHHHRSERKITEAEGGDAATLINLMTSRQAEESGFFFHVQFDEKGRLSNLFWRDAMMRDDYLLYGDVKIVDTTYRTNRYNLICGAFVGINNHWSNVMFGCAFLSNEKEESFEWLFNVFNESMGEDVCPVTIFTDQDQAIANAIETGLQCLCHHIYFADQHVSNFVNVKLVTGLSTNQTSSMSVAHSTKRHISLRETKGDRPFQNLFNKCLHGCYNEAEFKETWHKMLAEYGLVNHSWFKRLYKHRAKWSTAFNNQFFSAGILSS; encoded by the exons ATGGCTATGGACGAGAACTCGGCAATGGAGGATGATAATAATCAAAAAATTGTTGATTTTGAGACCGCTCATCCTGCATCGGATTCTGTTAATGTTGAGACGGCTGATTGTGAATTATTTGATGGTAAAAACGATGATTTTGCGACGATGTTGATGAGCAAag GTACGGATCTATCAGGTTGTTTACTTGGAATAAAAGCTAGAAAATGGGAGCACATCTTCAGCTTGTATAAGAAACATTCGCAACTCAAGGGATTTAGTATCAAGAAATCAACATCTCGTAGGGCTGATGTGAAAGACAGGCCGCTCATTGAGAGATACTTTAGATGCTCTTGCGAAGGTGTACATGCGAACGGGAATGAAGTTAGTAGTAGGAATGCAGCAATTACTCGCTGTAAATGCGAAGCCTGTGTTAGGACAAAAGTAAATAATGATGGATTATGGGAGGTAGTGCAGCACGTGGTTGAACATAATCATCCTTTCACACCCGTCCAGTGGCAGCATCATCATAGGTCGGAGCGCAAAATCACAGAAGCGGAGG GTGGTGATGCAGCCACTTTGATCAACCTCATGACTAGTAGGCAAGCGGAGGAGTCGGGGTTCTTTTTCCATGTTCAGTTTGACGAAAAAGGCAGATTAAGTAACCTATTCTGGCGGGATGCGATGATGAGAGATGACTATTTGTTGTACGGAGATGTTAAAATAGTTGATACAACGTATCGTACCAATAGGTACAATCTCATTTGTGGAGCCTTTGTTGGTATTAACAACCATTGGTCGAATGTCATGTTTGGTTGTGCTTTCCTGTCGAACGAAAAGGAAGAATCATTCGAGTGGTTGTTCAATGTTTTCAACGAATCCATGGGTGAGGATGTTTGTCCTGTCACTATTTTCACTGACCAAGACCAAGCAATAGCAAATGCCATTGAAACG GGTTTACAGTGTTTATGTCACCATATATATTTTGCAGATCAGCATGTGTCTAATTTTGTTAACGTTAAACTGGTGACAGGTTTATCCACAAACCAGACATCGTCTATGTCAGTGGCACATTCAACAAAACGCCATATCTCACTTCGGGAAACTAAGGGTGATCGTCCGTTCCAGAACCTATTCAACAAATGCCTTCATGGTTGCTACAATGAGGCTGAATTTAAGGAGACTTGGCATAAAATGTTGGCAGAATATGGGTTAGTCAACCATTCATGGTTTAAGAGATTGTACAAACATAGAGCGAAATGGAGCACTGCTTTCAACAATCAATTCTTTTCAGCCGGAATTTTATCGTCCTAA